TTAGgtttgtaactaaatattttaatatagtTAGCATTTGTACTGAGGTTGGTAACTGCTTCAATAGCAAGCATTACCTGACAGAATCTTGGGAAGTCCTGTCAGGTGCACACATAAATTAAAGTTTTTATCAGCTtgataattttactttcttatgtTGGTAATCCCAGGAAACTTTGGGCATGTAGACCATACTTTGAGAAAATTATTCAAAGTATTCACAAAGATGTTTATAAGTTCTTCTGAAATTTTTCCAGAGGTCTTTATTTCGAACATTTCTGATGTATGGATTTCACTTCCTtgtgtggtttttgtgtgtgcgtggaaTTCAAGACACACAATGTGGCTTCAAACTACTTACAAGACCAGCAGCTGATCTGCTTTTTAGGAATCTTCATGTCAACAGATGGTGAGATTATGTCTTATTATGTTTTGCGTTACTTGTGATGATTCCCATCATTCTGGGggataaatgaaaaattctcttgtttatctgtttatttctaTATTGCCTGCCCCTACCACTGAAGACAGTCGCACTAGGCATTGACACCCACACATTCGCGAAGATGTACAAATGCATATATATTAACTCGTCACCGAGTACACTATAGCCATTCACACCCTTCCACTCATCCCATGCCCTCATGGGACTTGGATCAAAACAGACccacacagaaaaataaaactgcagagAATTTGTCCTCTCAAGTcccaaacaggtgtcacatccagaggGAAGACTATTTGAGCCAAGACCTGAGCCCACCACACCCAGTTCTCTTAGCCACTTCACCACAAACCACCctgattttatttatcttctgttTAGTGATTCCTACAATTCCCAAGTGACAAGTAGTGTATTTTAATTGACTCCTTCTATGTCCCAAAGTGACTCTGTAGTCAGAATTCATTGTAAGTGATttagaccacgaacttgtattacctATCCACTATGCACGTCTGTGCTTCAGACAGTTGCATTTATTGATGTGCTAAAATTTCAGGGCTTTTGACGTGGATCTGCTATATTTGGCACAGCATTTCCAAATACCTATTGGAGAAGTAGCAATCACATGGCATGAAATTGAAGGTAGGTACTTACTGTAGGAATCTTTTAGTcttatgttttataatttaattttaagcaTGCACAGTGTATCCAGCAATGATAGTACAAGACTGGTTGCATTTGGTGAACAACAAACTTAAGTTATAATAGTgaagttgttttaaaaaaatgtgtcttaaaCATTATCTTTTACTTGGAGCAAGTGTTTACTGGAACTCAGGTTATAGCCTTTAAGAAACCCACAGGCCAGATATTGAGTTTAAAGCCACCATCCTACCTAGTGTTAAATTACAACTTACTCAAAAATGGTTTTATGGACTGACCACTGTAGTGCAAGATCccatttcaaaaataatcttcaGTACCTTAACTCAACTGATTTAGGGAAAATCTGAatcaagaggaaaaaataaaagcagttatTTGGATATTCCAGGAACAAAGATGATACCTGTCTGGAGCTGGCTACAGATGGGACGAGATTTGTTTCTCATACGTCTTCGTTACTTATTAGGCATTTGGAAAATTGGACAAAAGTCTTTGTAgtagtctttttttctctcttggttttacacattttacatcAGCAAATGTCATTTCTTATGATTTTAACATGTTGATTTTTAGGACATGCTGGTTGCTTATACAACTAGCACAAACAGATAAGGCAAATGTCTAAATTTTTCAAcacattaagaaataaataatgtctcAACAATATcttcaaggaaaaaataaatcaaatttatGAAAGAAGCATCTGAGGTCTGTGAAATTTTTCAATCTTTCGTGCCTGGACAAGCAGCCATTCTGCTGTGGTAAAGCAAAATGTTGTTTTGAATGTGACAAAATGGGTAGGACCACTTGGAGATGTCTTGCAACGGTGTGGATTTGgctattaaacaaataaattaattaaagaatATCCTGGACCTCTTTATCAACAGGGTGAATCAACTGCATACTGCAGTACAATCACCACTTGTTCAAATGAGTGCATATACGACATGGAtgttttaatcattattttgtgCTTCTCTTTTTGTATCCTTTATTGTTACAGAATTTCGTTACTTCTACTCAGCAGGAAGCTCATTATTATAAGATCTACAAAAAAGTTATCTGGAATAATCTTTTAAGGGTATCTTCAAAAACTGTACAGTTATTTCTATTTTGGGTTTTGGGTTTTGTGGACTAAAAGAGAATGAATGTTTCAATTTCTggatcttcatttttttaacagtttgtaaATGAGGCAGAATGTTTAATAATTTGGGGTAGATCATGTGGTAGTACTGCTTATACAATCAGCACAAACTTGTGTGGGTTGTGTGTGGGTGcaggtatgtttgtgtgtgtacctATGTGCATACATGCTCCAGCATGTACGCGTGTTTGCTCTTGCAGAGATAAAACTCTTTTTGCTGTAAATTGCTTTTCTCAAGTAAAGTATTTTTGAAtacaagtcttttttttcttattctttaatTAATTCAGAACATTAGATTTTTTCGTTTTGAGTGTGAATGGTTATCACTAAAGTGGCAACCTGTCTTTACCACTTACAAAAATTCTGCAGCTTGGAAAGAGCTGCACATGAGTTGACATTTTCATCATGCCATAAGCTGATATCCTAATTACATGTGCTGATGCCATAGTGATTATATTCAAAGATATTCAGTAATATCAGTTACCATGAGTAACATTTAGGGAAAGCTGTTTAACAAAAGTATCAACATCAGGTGGCATGAACAACAGTGCATAACGCTGATCAGCACCGGCATCTAGAGACCTTCCATATTCAAATACTTAAGTCTCAGAAATTATAACTGAAAGCCAGAAGTTTTTTACCCCAGAATAGCACAGACAACAGCAACACTCACTAAAATGGAGTGAATCTGAAATACGCACTCTGCTCCAGAATCAGGCTATGTGCTCCCTAGCCATCCCcatctttatacatatatatcacttatttatttatatatgataTTTGGACAGCAGGCTTGCAAAGAGGTGTTATAAGTGATCTTTTGTATTTCTTACAAGAACCACATAATCAATaatggaagttaaaaaaaaaaaagcaaaatttagaaaataaccAGATTTGGTAGAATACTCCTCATGATGCACAccttacaaacatcaccatgcacagaagagttgaacaacacagacatcaagacAATGCATTGATACATTTATGTTGTGAAGATAGCCAATGGAAGAGCTGGGAACATGTTAATTAGGCACATTGTGATGTCGCAGATATAGCCAATCATTAACAAATGTTTGGCACCCCACTAGTTCTTTAAGGCAAAAATCTTTAGTCAGCAACTGCGCATTAACATAAAACATAactctttctccatttttactAGCCTAACCAAATGCTTACTCATGGATTCCCAGTCAGATACTGCAGTCATGTTGTACCTGGCAAACCTAAGAACAAGGATGAATGAAGCTGCAGCCTGAACTGCTACAAGcttattagtttattccttgttactccttaaggagcatagggccacagcTATAATCTTGTGCATTTCAAATTTTGGGCAACCTCTCATCTAAATCTTAGTTCCGATGATCAAAGGTTTATGCTGGTTTGCTAAAGCTTGTTTGTGTTGACTGATGATCTAGGTTTTCTAGTTTGCCAAAACCTATAAACCTGATGCATTTAAGAGGGTTGTGCATGAATAATATtgcaaataacttttttccggtctttttttttctcttggtggTTAAAGAAAAGGAAGCAAAGCATAAAAGAACAATATTGCTGCCATATGTACTCTGTGGAGACAATTTTAAGCATGGAGCGTTCTGcatgtttattacttttttgcatttcatattatatttatctatatattagTCTACaagtatataatatttatttgagatatatattataaacatacatgtttactttgttctaaattatttatttctactaTTTTTGCATGTGCAAAATACTGCTGAACATTCTAGGACTGTTAACACCATAGTTTGGATAACTCCTTTTCCCAGTTAAGAGCAAAACTGGAATTTATGTTTACTACTGACCCTGGTTCAAGGTTGCCCAAGCGATTTTTTCTCTGAGCAAATTATGGCTTTATCTAATGGAAGAAtcagatgatgatgttaatgatgAAGACTCTAATTGCTGCTGTTCATGTGAGCGTGATGTCGCAGTAGAAAGTGTGAATGTCAGAGAATCATCAATGTCTTTGCAGCCGGGGGCCTTTTTTGTTAACTGCCCACAGCATGTAAATttaccaaaattttttttccacaccCCACAGTGGTACTGTGACTGAAGGACAGCTCCTGTCATGGTCGCCTCTGTAGaaggaaaaatagttttacaaatTCAATCATTGTCTGGTTACCTGTATGCAATGTGTCAATCTGCTAAAGTTTGTGGGATTGTTTGCAGTTATAAACATACAAGAATGTTTTCAAGCAATAAGATTTGTCCACCATTGCTACAgaaatagtaattttttttttttacatgcaaacATTTAACATAACAGGTAATAACAAAGAATTTATAtaaagcttaaaataaaaatttttaaataaatgttcccAACAAACAATGTAAGTGAAGGTAGTTTATGAAAACTGACATCACTGAGGCCCACCTGCTGCTATTGCATTTATCCAGCTGAATTGGTGACGAGAATCTTTAGCAATCATGTACAGGATGAAAATCTGGTCACGATCCCAATAGACAACCTGAAAAGGTAGTCTGCATACCTAAATTGAGACTAAACTATACAGTCCTATAAATTATAGTCATATGCCCATCCTTCTGTGCACAAAGCtaaaacaagtaaaattatgcaaaacaatgttttctttgtaaaccAGCTTTTGAGATAAAAACATAGCGATTGATTTAAACATCTTTCAAAATgcaactttttgtaaaaatcttcTTTTAGTGAGTAGGGATAATGGAATGATGCacttaaacacaaatatatatctATGCTCAGGATGCTAATTATGATGTTTAATACTCCTGTTGGAGAATTCATGAAGTTTAATTTTCATTCTTCTCACTCTATGGAAATTATCAAATACATGTTGGTGAATGAAGATGTGTCATTGTTGTGTACTAATCTGTAGATAATTAGAACTATACCTGTAAACAATGATCATTTCCTTCTAATGCTCCATCATTAACAGGTGCAACAACCACAATGCTGGTGAGATCTATGCAACATTTCATCTTTTGACGTTTCTGaatacaaaacaagacaaaatgtttaaaattacataaaattttaaatctcAAGAAACAGCAAGTCTACTATAATTCCAATCACTGCAAATAGAATGTCAAAAAAGGTACACTTACCTTGAAATCTTTTCGTGAATAATACTGCAAAGATTTTTTGTCAAGTACAAACAttctctttttgtatttgttgagTGCATAGAACCTAGTTCTGTTTTGTGACCGTTTTGTCAACATGCCCACTTTGATATCATGATATGGTGATCTTTGTTCTAATGCCCTTGAGTCTTGGTGGATTTGACTGTAGtctgcaaaataaacagaaagcctgaggaaaacaaaatattgtaaaaaatgTGAGAGATGTAGAcaacacttttttgtttaaaaacctCATTCTTGGTATTTTTAGGGTTACTTGAAGTTCACAAACAAGTTATCAGCattaatattgttatatatatattctatttattcttcctttcgTACATCCAGTTaggtgaaggaaaaaaacaagtgaCAGTTTTGATACAAGTACAGATATTGTGGCCTGTATTATTTGTAACCAACCTGCTAATAGGATCTTTTTACAGCTCTGTTACTTAAAAGGGTATAAAGCTGACTGAAAAGTATCAGTGCTTTGCTCACAGCgaataaaaaaatctgaggtGGTTATGCTACATTTacttaactttcttttaaactcTGGTAGTGAAATGTCAAGTGTCGTCATAAGCTGTTGCTCACCTTCTAGGTTCAAAGTGACAGGCTCGCAGCCCAAATTTTTCTGATTAATATTGTCACAGCAGTTGTATTTTCCCATATTTTTTAACCATATGCCAGGATGGTATTTGGATATGAACTGAGCATTGTTTTTCTTGGCTTCTGCAATAAAAATGATAAGATCCCAATTTAAAAGATAGAAAATTGTTTAAGAATTTTAACAACAGAAATGACAAATGTGATCCATAAAGTATATATCACTTATCAGTAATAACGTCTTCTTTGCagctaaaatagtttctgaAGGCTTAAAACCCATTCGGTCTCCAAATGCTGTTTACCTCTTCGAATTGCTTCAATCCATGCAAGGCGCTTTTCTGCTGTTCGTGCAATAATATGTAATGTAAGAACATCATCCTCTTCTTCATAAACCACCTGAAAGATATGAGAAATGATGCAAGCTATGAAAAGACGGCTAACTGTTCGAAGGTTTTTACACCACTAAGATCACAAATACTGCTCAACACATTTATGGATGTTTGCACAGGCATTTAATagacaaagaatgaaacaaaacttgGGACAACAAGTTATGAGTGTGAGCACAGAAGTTTGCAAAAGTTGGTAACTGGTTTAAAAGTGCTtgttaaagaaagtaaaaaaccAATTTTTAAAAGGGATTAATACTTGTTAATTCAGTGTTTAAACCCAATCAAACCTAAAAGCCGTATTATCACAAAATttcaatattattaatttttttcacacctgaaaacaatttttcctcTTCTCTAGGAGACCATCCCGAACTTGCTCTACTGCTAAAATGTGGTTCAAATCTATGGAGCATTTCTCTTTGCCATGTTTCTGCAATATTTTTGAAAGCAAGTTGTGTGTTTTGACATTTCTAGAAATAAAACGACCTCGTGTTTTACTTATTCTAAAATAAGCACCTGGAAGATAAAGTGCAGTACACAATGGTTCTCTTGTAATATTTGTGTTAAATAAATCTACGGGTTACATGCCTTTCATTCTTATAAGAGCTGACAGCTCATAGACATCACTGCTGAAGTTTATGCAGATTCTGAGCAGATGTAGactgtaattaatatatttCTGTTCAACATTCATGtacatgttttacttttttttctgtcttcaccCAAGTTATTTTGGCAAATAGcaaattttttactttaaattctctttcttcgaGACATACCAGATGACACAATCACTGGAGATAAAGCATATTATAATTGTTCTTCAACCATTTAACATTGCCTCCCTtctgatgatgctgctgcttcCAAATGTAGCTGCTGCAAGTCAGGAAGAGCATCTCCAAGTGACAAAAGATAAGTGAGTCCATGAGTTGTACATGCATGAAGAGGTCAGCGTGGGACTGGTCCAGTTGAAACACATGGAAAGAGAGGGGACAAAAGTGGGGCAAACGAGGGACAGAGGTCACTGTATGGGAATGCTAACTAACAGTACCAAAGAGTCAGGGGTAAGGGTGCTTAAGATTAAACTCGGGGTATACTAAAAAGCAAAGTAACTCACCAACACAAAAGTGCACTAGCTGGGGGACAACTGCCTACATGCATGGGGATGGGGGTACCAGCGCAAGAAACCTCACCTGAGTATaattggttgattggttgggATAGCGCTTTCCCCTAGATATGATCATGCACTatgagggagaggaagagaagaggaaaaaagagaaattccCTGATAACGAGCCCTGTGAACAGGTATATCAGTAACAGTGTCACAGGGCCTTTCATTGCTGCGGTGACAAGGATCTTAGCTACTGAGCCACCAGGCGCCCTGACTGACTGCTGCACTGCCCTTCTTTCACCTATATAACTGCCCAAAGACTGATACTTACTAGCTTACAAGTCAGGGAGACAGCTTTCGGTGGTTAAAGAGCAATTGTAACCCTTCATCTTCAATtctcatgtcatctggtaaagccAAAGAAGAAAGATCCACACAAACCTTTAATGTGCCAGAAAAGTATCTGAGGGTGTGAGTATCTAAGACAAATACACGCTCCTTGTAGTGAGTAGCgccaaagaaaaagtttcttctCCGGGTACGCTTTGTCATTATGTCTACCATTACCTCCCCCGGTTCACTGGACATCAAGTGCAATGGTCTCGTGGCCTCTATGTGCAAAATCAAGCGAGAAATAAACattgaccaaaagaaaaaaaagccaacaaaaacttgaaaatatgtAATTCTAGTTAAAAACATGCCCAAAGTTTCCATAACTGGATAAATTATtaacaaaaaagcaaatttttacCTCAtatagtaaacaatattttgtctGCATCTTTGCTAATTCTTGACAGACAATTTTGAAATTCAGcatgtgtaataaataataggCAATACGTTTGCCAAGTTtaaatatattctttcttttcttaggaaaatt
This is a stretch of genomic DNA from Pomacea canaliculata isolate SZHN2017 linkage group LG3, ASM307304v1, whole genome shotgun sequence. It encodes these proteins:
- the LOC112558847 gene encoding uncharacterized protein LOC112558847 isoform X1, translated to MVGKIHPDHEELKVDVLIKKSQGKSFVTFEGYQERVFVLDKECLTYYEGNLQQRGPEKGRIYLCNVQCVEAANDKDNSMNVFQVAYENEGVPLILYAFTTTQAQRDDWIQAVKAEALKSGAQFTRFHHSSIWNRQDGFRCCGALSRGDEGCVPVSSWTTEATRPLHLMSSEPGEVMVDIMTKRTRRRNFFFGATHYKERVFVLDTHTLRYFSGTLKKHGKEKCSIDLNHILAVEQVRDGLLEKRKNCFQVVYEEEDDVLTLHIIARTAEKRLAWIEAIRREAKKNNAQFISKYHPGIWLKNMGKYNCCDNINQKNLGCEPVTLNLEDYSQIHQDSRALEQRSPYHDIKVGMLTKRSQNRTRFYALNKYKKRMFVLDKKSLQYYSRKDFKKRQKMKCCIDLTSIVVVAPVNDGALEGNDHCLQVVYWDRDQIFILYMIAKDSRHQFSWINAIAAEATMTGAVLQSQYHCGVWKKNFGKFTCCGQLTKKAPGCKDIDDSLTFTLSTATSRSHEQQQLESSSLTSSSDSSIR